The following is a genomic window from Tripterygium wilfordii isolate XIE 37 chromosome 19, ASM1340144v1, whole genome shotgun sequence.
TATCCAACGACTCACAAGGTGACTCGCCGCCACTCGATCCAGAGGTCGATGCTTGTGTGGACCTGACTTCCTTCACTATAccatattaatattcaaagacaATAATATCTAATACTTACATAACATTTGGCTGATTGTGCATTAACAAATTTTTTAGTATCTTTTTTTGATGGGTGAGAAGCCTCCAACAAGCTGGATGGGTGGGTAAATAGAATTTGCAGAGGAAGGGGATGAGGCTTTAGTGTGAGGGGACGAATGCTCTATAGTCAATCTGCTGGTGCCAGGTCAGCGAGGACGACCTCGACCAAATGGAGTACGGTCACGAATCAGTGAATCACGATCGCTCGAATGATAACCAGACATCTACAATTAAACAAGACACAAAGACGTATATTGTGAAAGCACTAATGAAAGATGGGGgttattaatttgttttaagTGTATTCCTTTGCTCTTTGTTCAACCCTAGCTCCTTTTCATTGTGGCTCTTTTGATGGGCTTAGAAAATTCCCTCTCATTGGCAGATGGGCTTAGTTGTCAAGCCCAACAACAAATACAATCAGAGTTGAAAGGTATGACCCTACACTAGTCCAACACTTTTATTGCCATAAGAAAGTCTTTTCACCACTTTTCATATAAATAAGGGAACCGTTATTTGCAAGCAAATTTGAACTCTCTGCACATACATACTTAATACACTCCAAATCTTTTTAATCACACAAAAAATAGGTAATCACAGTGCATATAAGGGATAATTtagtaaatttaaatttttttttaatatgggtACAAAAAATAATTGTATTGAGAAAATAATATGggtacaaaaaataaatagatttTAAGGTAAATTCATGTAAGGATAATTTAGTtaacttaaattttttaaaaaaaatgtgtgtgcAATAACACCAAATTCGTGTGCAAATATCGACTCCCAAAAAATAAACCGTCTATGCCTTGACCCAAGACTAGTCCAACACTTTTATTGTCGAAAGAAAGTCTTTCCATCACTTTTCACATAAATAAAcctcaaaatcaaaacccaaaaaaacttCTGTAATATCCATTACTTTTGAAATAAAAGGACACTAAAAATCAAGTGTAATTGGgtacaaaaatatgtaaaatatgatAATATCATTTATTTCTATAACAACACTCATTTCTATGTCCTAAAAGGAATCTCTTATTTATCTTATCTTTGCAGGTTTGAGATACCCTCTGCACTAGAGAACAATTAATACTCCAGGGCAGGAAAGAATCTTGCTTCCTCTAGTGGTGATTAGTGAGATGAGTACAAAAGtaaatacaagaaaatgaaTACAAGATTATTATAAGAAGAGTATCTTATCATGTGCATGTCTATAAAATATCGACTTTTGAGGTATCCTCTGCAGTCTacaatttagaaaacaaaatttgCTCTTACCATCTCTGTTTTAAACTCTTGACACGGAGAGTAGCTTCACCTCCATCAATGGATAATGAAATTCTCTCTGTTCCGGTTCTCTTGTCCTTTCTTCTTTTACTATTCGTGCTGCTAAGAATATGCAGCAAATCAGAAAACAAGAAGTCAAATTCAGTGGCTCCTCCCTCTCCATGGAAGCTACCCCTGATAGGAAACATGCAGCAAATGATTTCCTCTCTGCCTCATCGGCGGCTAAGAGATTTGGCCAACAAATATGGACCTCTTATGCACCTTCAGCTCGGTGAAGTCTCCACCATAGTCATTTCTTCTCCAGAATTTGCCAAAGAAGTAATGAAAACCCATGACATTATTTTTGCTTCAAGACCTTATGTCCTTGCAGCAGAGATCCTGCTATATAATTTCAGCGATATTGGTTTTGCACCATATGGAGAATACTGGAGACAGATGCGTAAAATCTGCACAATGGAACTCTTGAGTTCAAAAAGGGTTCAAGCAATGAGATGGATCAGAGAGGAAGAGGTATCGGAGTTTGTTAAATCCATTTCTTCAAAGGCAAGGTCAGAAATCAACCTCAGCGAGATGTTAATCTGTTCAACATATGTGATCACTTCAATGGCAGCCTTTGGTGGGAGCTGCAAGAGCCATGAAACATTTGTACCACTTGTAAGACAAATGGTAGAGGTTTTAGGAGGTTTCAGTTTGGCTGATGTGTTCCCTTCCATAAAATTATTTCGTAAAATGGTTCTGATGAAGACTCAACTTGAGAGGCTGCATCATGAAGTTGATGAGATACTTGAAAGCCTTATAAACGAACATAGACGCAACAAGTCAAGAATCGATTCCAATGAGGAGTTTGTTGAAGATTTGGTTGACGTTCTTTTAAACCTTCAGGAACATGGAGAACTTCAATTCCCCTTAACAACAGACAACATCAAAGCAGTTGTTCTGGTAAGTGGTCATGTGTTGTCATATCATGCTTGTTATATCGAAGTGAAGCTAATAGAATTTGGGTCAATTTCTACCTCTTAAACAAAATCTATCTTTCAGGACATTTTCCTTGCTGGGAGTGAAACGTCTTCTACAACGTTAGAATGGGCAATGTCAGAGTTGCTAAAGAATCCGAGAATTATGGCAAAGGCTCAAGCAGAGGTGAGAAAGGTGTTTGATAGAAAAGGATCTGTAGACGAAGCAGGAGTCGAAGAGCTAGAATTCATGAAACTAGTTATCAAAGAAACTCTAAGGTTACACCCTCCGCTTCCCTTGATACTTCCGAGAGAATGCAGAGAGAAGTGTGAGATTCTTGGTTATGACATACCAGTCAAAACCCAAATCATCATTAATGCATTTGCTATCGGAAGGGATCCTAGGCACTGGATTGATGCCGAGAAGTTCTCTCCTGACAGATTCGTTAATAGTTCCATTGATTTCAAAGGAAATAACTTTGAATTTATTCCATTTGGTTCTGGAAGGAGGATGTGTCCTGGCATGTCATTCGGAATAGCAAACGTTGAGCTTACGCTTGCAAATCTACTCTACCATTTTGACTGGAAGCTCGCTAACAACATCAAACAAGAAGAACTAGATATGACGGAGAGTTTTGGTGCCGGAGTTGGAAGAAAAAATGATCTTTATTTAATCCCCATTCCTTACCATGCTACACCTGTTGAGTAAAAAGATAACGGAATACTACTTATCCAAAATAAATTCTCACTTGTGGTTAGCATTTCCTTATGTAAGCATTGAATTGTTTGCTTTCTAGCTCTGTCCTTGTTTTTCCAGCACCTACTGTGGCCGTGAAATATGTATCTTGTACTAATCTTGTACTTTGGTTTGCAattcttgttatatatatatatatatttatataaaatcttTGCTTACAAATGAGTAATATTTGTTATATCATATTAACCATTGGGAAATGACTATTCTCAATAACTCTCTGTTGATTACAATGAAAACATAATTGTCATCAATACACATTTACGGGACATTTGGTTAATTGTATGAGCTGAGCATGAGATGAGTGTGAAGTGAGTATGAGGTGAGTGTGGGGTGAGCATGATTATTGATataggagatgattttgagtTGTTTTGAAGTTGATTTGGGTTAATTTGAAGCTGATTTGAGGAAAACAGAAAGTTGGAGTTAATTACCATTTTTACCAGCTAGTAGAAAACATTTTGAGGGTGTGGCTGCAGAACTGGAAATTTTGCAAACGTTGTCCGTTTCGATGAAATTTGACCGGCTGAAGCGAAACGGCGTTTTGAACCGAACCAGGTACCTTGGCCCCTGGCCCCACCCTAGTTTTGCAAAATTCCATCTTTTAAGACCTCAAATTTAAGTGTTTTCTGTTTTAGGGGTGTTTTCAcaactttttatattttgtgttttactTCATATTAGGTATGTAGCAGGCCCTAGAGATCATTATCTCTTATTCTACCAAATATATGAAAACCCTAGAgagtttctctcaatttctagTGGATTCCAGTGTGTTTTTAcatcaaacgttggtttgatttacGATTTCCCTTTTCCTTTGTTGATCTGCCCGCATTAAttatgtttggtataaaataaagagttaGCATGCGAGATGAGAATTTTAACAGTACAATTTCCGTATTACCccattttctttttagaaaataaaataatgtttaATAACATGTATAAAAGAatcttttaaatattaaaactcATTCTCCTTTGTGGAGAATAGAGGTGGAATGAGTTCCCttcaaaaatcaatcaaataagAGAATATACTAATCTCACCCACATTTCCcctcaaaacaccaaccaaatgccccattAAAGCATCTCCAATGGGAGATGACAAATGCaaataaagaacaaaatggCATCATTGTCAAAACGGCATAACTGTCATTTTGCTCCTCCAAACCACAATCAAGCCTCCAACGAAGTAACAAACAGGATAACAGAAAATGATAATTCCCTCTCTTGGTTGCAAAATATGAACCCAGAGGCGAGAGAGAAAGTGGATATGCAAAATGACAGTTACGCCTTGAAagagaatttgattgaagatatTTGATGGGTCTTGTGTTTTTCATATTTGATGGCTACTCATTTGGTTGGTTGGGTTGAAGTACgtggttttattgaaaaataaaaaacaaggtATCAGAGTACTGCATCAGTAATCAAATTGgtgttttgattatttgattttgttggtgttttgattatttgatgttGTTACTATCGTTGAAGATGTTCTATTGATATTCCTGTTATTGAGACAAAGCAGGCCATGGGAGCATATAACACGCGGTAAGCTTGGAACACAAAATGCAGCTTTTCAGCTTTTTGCATATGCAGTTAACTCTATGTAGAGGGTTTCATGAAGACCTGCACTTTCATTTCAGTACTTTGGAATTAATAGGAAAACTGGTACATGTTTTCACAGGTTATATTACATTGTAATTAATAGCTAGGAAAAATGCTACAGGTTCTCACAAGTTAAGTAAACACGAAAAATCTCACATTGGATTTGTATAACCCAACcgagtgatttataaataaTGATTCACTCTTTCTCACACAAGCAAGGCTTTTTCTGAGTTGAAATACCATAGACGATGGCTCAGAAGAACAAAGTTGTGCAGACTCAAGCCAAAGCCGACAATATTTGTTTGGTGAAAGTTCAGCGTGGTTAAATCTGCAATGTTTAATTCTTCTATCTTTTACCTTTCCAAGCAGACACAAACATGTGAGGCTTCACCACTTAAAatccttcccttttttttttcctcttttctcaTATTCTTCCTTGTACCATTAATGATTTAATGTATTAATTCAGATTAGGTAGACATGTAACCTCCTTTGTCCGCGCATAAGAATTGTCATTCCTACTTTGGATTCTGATTCTCCCAAAGGTAAAGCCAGTACAAATTTAAATCCTCTtaccatatatgtatgtatgtatatgcatcatgcatgcatatatacatataaactacATTTTTACGAttctatacacacacacacacacgagtAACGCCCGTAGGTTATAAACTTATGGGTGTCAGCTGTTTGTATTGCCTACAAAAAAGTGCATTTTCATTGGGGATCATTGGTTCGGGCCCCACTGCTTTGATAAAACTTTTACGGGCGTCCTTATTTGAGCCTTTCAATATATACACGCACGTCATTAAGGGGCCCCGTATTAGGTAAGTATAAAAATAAATCTATTAAATggttaatatatatacaaatagaTCCATAACTTAATACCTTAAAATTTTAGATTCAAATGTATGTATGCTAGAAAACAATAGTGTTCAAGTGCATTGGCGAAGTAGTGCATGTATCGTCATGACCCCAGTAGACATAACATATTCCAAAACCTTATATTACATTTTATTAGGGTCTAGATACGAGGAATCCATATATAAACTACTCTACATATTCTCCCTCGTACCATTTATTCTAATTTTTCAGCCCTTGAGTTGTCCGGTTTTCATGAATACATTGGGCTCACATGTTTTTGCCTTCCATAAGGTTACCCATCACAATAGTACTCTCTCATAAACACGCTTAACTGCTGAGTTATTACGAGATGTTAACCTCCAAAAAAACCCGTTGTAGATGATTAgaaattgaaattatatatatagagcaGGAGGCTCACATACGGACGACCGTATTTTGGGCGTTGACGTGACCTACTTTGTCCGCACATAGCAATTGTGACTCCTATTTTCTTTTACTCTGATCCTGATTCTGATTCTCGTCGAAGCATTGAATTTAATTTCTGTGAAGCATCTTGTCTTATTTGAAAAACTGGGGAGCTAACTGCAGATCCATTTGGAACTTCGTATAGGATAGCATAATTTTTCTATCCAACGTATAATTTAATCCTCGTATGAATTAATGTATAATGTAATTATATCCGGTGTTTGGACATAATATGATATTAGACTTGTATAATATAAGATTTATGGTAATATGTCTGGAGTACccccaattaaagtgagagtgagagttttttttgtcatttgacacgtttatttcttatactaaacgctccgtataaaataaaaatgagttggaggtgttttaatattatatggcCGGCATCGTATAAGAACtatttttgtataaagttatactatcccGAGTACTTTAAAAATCGTTCAAA
Proteins encoded in this region:
- the LOC119984971 gene encoding premnaspirodiene oxygenase-like, which codes for MQQMISSLPHRRLRDLANKYGPLMHLQLGEVSTIVISSPEFAKEVMKTHDIIFASRPYVLAAEILLYNFSDIGFAPYGEYWRQMRKICTMELLSSKRVQAMRWIREEEVSEFVKSISSKARSEINLSEMLICSTYVITSMAAFGGSCKSHETFVPLVRQMVEVLGGFSLADVFPSIKLFRKMVLMKTQLERLHHEVDEILESLINEHRRNKSRIDSNEEFVEDLVDVLLNLQEHGELQFPLTTDNIKAVVLDIFLAGSETSSTTLEWAMSELLKNPRIMAKAQAEVRKVFDRKGSVDEAGVEELEFMKLVIKETLRLHPPLPLILPRECREKCEILGYDIPVKTQIIINAFAIGRDPRHWIDAEKFSPDRFVNSSIDFKGNNFEFIPFGSGRRMCPGMSFGIANVELTLANLLYHFDWKLANNIKQEELDMTESFGAGVGRKNDLYLIPIPYHATPVE